The Commensalibacter nepenthis genome has a window encoding:
- the queC gene encoding 7-cyano-7-deazaguanine synthase QueC, which produces MTDNQTDSFYNSALVLFSGGQDSTTCLAWALQRFEKVETLGFHYGQRHDVEMQCRQDIRHKIQDINPLWYDRLGEDHVMNLSDLGAISETALTRETAIEWDKQGLPSTFVPGRNLLFLTYAAIIADRRRLRHIIGGMCETDYSGYPDCRDDTIKALQVTINLGMSNRFVLHTPLMWVDKAEEWRMAEQLGGHALIELINKDTHSCYVGDRSHAHEWGYGCGECPACELRRSGWENYVKSKDK; this is translated from the coding sequence AGTGCTTTGGTTTTATTCTCTGGTGGTCAAGATTCTACAACCTGTTTGGCGTGGGCGTTACAAAGATTTGAAAAGGTCGAAACATTAGGGTTTCATTATGGGCAACGTCATGATGTAGAAATGCAATGCCGTCAAGATATTCGTCATAAAATTCAGGATATCAATCCATTATGGTATGATCGCTTGGGTGAAGATCATGTGATGAATCTGTCTGATTTAGGGGCAATTTCTGAAACGGCATTAACACGAGAAACAGCGATTGAATGGGATAAACAAGGGCTGCCCTCTACTTTTGTGCCAGGTCGTAATTTACTCTTTTTAACCTATGCTGCGATTATTGCTGATCGCCGTCGTTTACGTCATATTATTGGAGGTATGTGTGAAACGGATTATTCTGGTTACCCAGATTGCCGAGATGATACCATTAAAGCCTTGCAAGTTACGATTAACCTTGGAATGAGTAATCGTTTTGTTTTACACACCCCCCTTATGTGGGTTGATAAAGCCGAAGAATGGCGAATGGCTGAGCAATTAGGGGGGCATGCATTAATTGAGTTAATTAATAAAGATACCCATAGTTGTTATGTAGGGGATCGCTCTCATGCTCATGAATGGGGCTATGGATGTGGGGAGTGTCCAGCGTGCGAACTGCGTCGCTCTGGTTGGGAAAACTATGTAAAGTCAAAGGATAAATAA
- a CDS encoding 6-pyruvoyl trahydropterin synthase family protein → MLELVFTRRFAMAHRLIHGSSEVCATPHGHNEEVKIYLKPMHPQSLDGKMNVVAPFHKAKGTWHRFIDNSVDHAFQLAENDPLVDWFVQNEPRRLSKLLITPGDPTTELLACLFMSKLNNFLSAEQSGLYCEQIEILETPTNTVRFTGNPLEFIPNIRPPEQCWWQRADMSISDLKS, encoded by the coding sequence GTGCTAGAGCTTGTTTTTACACGCCGTTTTGCCATGGCACATCGACTCATTCATGGATCAAGTGAGGTTTGTGCAACGCCCCATGGGCATAATGAAGAGGTAAAGATCTATCTTAAGCCCATGCATCCGCAATCATTAGATGGGAAAATGAACGTTGTTGCTCCCTTTCACAAAGCTAAAGGAACATGGCATCGCTTTATTGACAACTCTGTAGATCATGCGTTTCAATTAGCAGAAAATGATCCATTAGTAGATTGGTTTGTGCAAAATGAACCTCGACGTCTTTCTAAATTACTTATTACGCCTGGTGATCCGACGACCGAATTACTGGCATGTTTATTTATGAGTAAACTCAATAATTTTTTATCGGCTGAACAGTCTGGATTATATTGTGAACAAATAGAAATATTGGAAACACCAACGAATACTGTGCGTTTTACAGGAAATCCATTGGAATTTATCCCAAATATCCGTCCACCAGAACAATGCTGGTGGCAGCGTGCAGATATGAGTATTTCAGATTTAAAAAGTTAA
- a CDS encoding DUF4422 domain-containing protein: MHNEVSILPQEQSTVKILLCHHKQAPYVKNECFVPIHVGKEISKVSLDYCIGDNTGDNISAKNKSWCELTALYWAWKNLDADYYGLMHYRRYLHFKQDDNNFYIINQISETEIENGGWDAENITRFCSQYDIITAPIWGIHPVGANHHLMTGYDFYAKEHYSKDLDIVIEIIKEKYPQFYFSLLDTLANKHCFFGNIAIMKKKYFHEYCDFIFGVLSEAEKKIDISSYDSYQYRIWGFIAERLTNCYVIYAKNQYPTLKSTTLGITFGVFDKPTYNTKAILAHKSPTTKTQVNEPINICMSFDDNYAAHGDAVITSMIQNAHPQQPIHIYILHDEKLSNKNKKIIQQAENKNIRIHYIKINKKLFNSLPLNREYISLNTYYRLTIQNLLPDNIEKIIYLDSDIIVYGNIAELWQESLGNMCVGAVLDEGGILQARRLSLPDTNYFNAGVMIFNLAQIRKEFKNVFVNYFENYYKYKEIITLQDQDILNITFSKKTKIIPLRWNINSRMLEYNDLEYKYSIKDAEDALRNIGIIHYTDQKKPWRYSCNHPFRSLYWKYRLKGHYKQFSLHELLVWGVSKASIKVSQNHVSFKLGKLQINMNKELIRKTLHLLKIKY; encoded by the coding sequence ATGCATAATGAAGTCTCTATTTTACCTCAAGAACAGTCAACTGTTAAAATTCTACTTTGCCATCATAAACAAGCACCCTATGTAAAAAATGAGTGTTTTGTTCCCATTCACGTTGGTAAAGAAATTAGTAAAGTAAGCTTAGATTATTGCATCGGGGATAATACGGGAGATAATATCTCTGCTAAAAATAAATCTTGGTGTGAATTGACGGCTCTATACTGGGCGTGGAAAAATTTAGACGCGGATTATTATGGTCTAATGCATTATCGTCGATATCTACACTTTAAGCAAGATGATAATAATTTTTATATTATCAACCAAATCTCAGAAACTGAAATAGAAAATGGTGGATGGGATGCAGAAAATATAACACGCTTTTGCTCTCAATATGACATTATCACGGCACCTATATGGGGCATTCATCCGGTCGGAGCGAATCATCATTTAATGACTGGTTATGATTTTTATGCCAAAGAGCATTATAGCAAAGATTTAGATATTGTTATTGAAATCATTAAAGAAAAATACCCACAATTTTACTTTTCCTTATTAGATACTCTCGCCAATAAACATTGTTTCTTTGGCAATATTGCCATCATGAAAAAAAAATATTTTCATGAATATTGTGATTTCATTTTTGGGGTATTATCAGAGGCAGAAAAGAAAATCGATATTTCCTCTTATGATTCATATCAATATAGAATCTGGGGATTTATTGCTGAAAGATTAACAAATTGTTATGTAATTTATGCAAAAAATCAATATCCAACATTAAAATCAACTACCTTGGGAATTACTTTTGGTGTTTTTGATAAGCCTACATATAATACAAAAGCAATATTAGCTCACAAATCACCAACAACAAAGACACAGGTGAATGAACCTATTAATATTTGCATGTCATTCGATGATAATTATGCAGCTCACGGAGATGCTGTTATCACATCAATGATACAAAACGCACATCCTCAACAACCTATCCATATTTATATTTTGCATGATGAAAAGCTATCTAACAAAAATAAAAAGATAATCCAACAAGCCGAAAATAAAAATATTCGTATTCATTATATTAAGATTAACAAGAAACTATTTAATTCGCTTCCATTAAACAGAGAATATATTTCTTTAAATACTTATTATCGACTAACCATTCAAAATTTACTACCCGATAATATCGAAAAGATCATTTATCTTGATTCAGATATCATTGTTTATGGCAATATTGCAGAATTATGGCAAGAATCGTTAGGAAATATGTGCGTTGGTGCCGTTTTAGACGAAGGAGGAATTCTTCAAGCAAGACGACTTTCTTTACCAGACACGAATTATTTTAATGCAGGCGTGATGATTTTTAATCTAGCACAAATTAGAAAAGAATTTAAAAATGTCTTTGTAAATTATTTTGAAAATTATTATAAATATAAAGAAATTATTACATTACAAGATCAAGATATACTAAACATAACGTTCTCAAAAAAAACAAAAATTATTCCCTTGCGCTGGAATATCAATAGCAGAATGTTAGAATATAATGACCTTGAATATAAATACTCCATCAAAGATGCTGAAGATGCCTTACGAAATATAGGAATCATTCATTACACAGATCAAAAGAAGCCTTGGAGATATAGTTGCAATCACCCATTCAGATCTTTATATTGGAAATACAGACTCAAAGGACACTATAAGCAATTCTCTCTTCATGAATTACTTGTATGGGGTGTATCAAAAGCTTCTATTAAAGTCTCTCAAAACCATGTTTCCTTCAAATTGGGCAAACTTCAAATTAATATGAACAAAGAATTAATTAGAAAAACTTTACACTTGCTCAAAATTAAATATTAA
- a CDS encoding ribulokinase, whose translation MTNAISIGLDFGSDSVRALAVDCSSGTELATEVIYYPRWKQGLYCIPLKNQFRQHPLDFIESFTKAIQSVVRQLGSVADQVISIGVDATGSSPAPIDDKGQILALLPEFADNPNAMFILWKDHTAIEEAEAINKLCEQPQHSEFLKGCGGVYSSEWFWSKILHIFRQDEAIKKAAASWIECSDWVPALLSGTTAPQDIKRSRCAAGHKCLWNEHWNGLPSYEFFKDLDSSLVEELPYPLFTDTYTAEVPVGTLTPEWAKKLGLSEKVVIAGGGIDSHIGAVGAGAKPYSLVKVIGTSTCDMLTAEKELVDDRFIKGICGQVNGSVVPGYIGFEAGQSAFGDIFAWYQRLLSWPLQQLKKHISDPQELEQAEKNLLNDLAQKWFAHIDLNHLPIALDWFNGRRTPYANQRMKGTITGMTLASDAPTLFGSLVVATACGARAIMECFIEQDIPIHTVMAIGGIAKKSPVIMQACADVMNRPIEISKSDQCCALGGAIFGAVAAGLYKNVTEAQQHMASPVAQTMTPDPKRAQEYEAIYKQYLKWSEVCEPQYNK comes from the coding sequence ATGACAAATGCAATTTCAATTGGTCTAGATTTTGGCAGTGACTCTGTTCGTGCGCTGGCTGTTGATTGTTCATCAGGAACAGAACTTGCCACAGAAGTCATTTATTATCCTAGGTGGAAGCAAGGATTATATTGTATTCCATTAAAAAATCAATTTCGACAACATCCTTTGGATTTTATAGAATCATTTACCAAAGCAATCCAATCTGTGGTTCGACAACTCGGTTCTGTTGCCGATCAGGTAATTTCAATCGGTGTCGATGCGACAGGTTCATCTCCAGCACCGATTGATGATAAAGGGCAAATCTTGGCACTATTACCAGAATTTGCAGACAATCCCAATGCAATGTTTATTTTATGGAAAGATCATACGGCGATTGAAGAGGCAGAAGCTATTAATAAGCTATGCGAACAACCTCAACATTCGGAATTTTTAAAAGGATGCGGTGGTGTTTATTCTTCCGAATGGTTCTGGTCAAAAATTTTACATATTTTTAGACAAGATGAAGCGATAAAAAAAGCTGCCGCCTCTTGGATTGAATGCTCTGATTGGGTGCCTGCTTTGCTTTCTGGCACGACTGCACCTCAAGACATTAAACGGAGTCGCTGTGCTGCGGGGCATAAATGTTTGTGGAATGAACATTGGAATGGCTTACCTTCATATGAGTTTTTTAAAGACCTAGATTCCTCATTGGTTGAAGAGTTGCCCTATCCTTTATTTACAGACACATATACTGCCGAAGTGCCTGTTGGCACTCTTACCCCTGAATGGGCTAAAAAGTTGGGTCTATCTGAAAAAGTGGTTATCGCTGGTGGTGGTATTGATTCCCATATTGGCGCAGTGGGTGCAGGTGCCAAACCGTATTCTTTGGTCAAGGTTATTGGCACATCCACTTGTGACATGTTAACTGCAGAAAAAGAGCTGGTTGATGATCGCTTTATTAAAGGAATTTGCGGTCAGGTCAATGGTAGTGTTGTTCCTGGATATATCGGTTTTGAAGCGGGTCAATCTGCCTTCGGAGATATTTTTGCATGGTATCAACGGTTGCTTTCTTGGCCATTACAACAATTAAAAAAACATATTTCTGATCCTCAAGAGTTAGAGCAAGCAGAAAAAAACCTATTAAATGATTTGGCTCAAAAGTGGTTTGCACATATTGATTTAAATCATTTGCCTATTGCTTTGGATTGGTTTAATGGACGCAGAACCCCTTATGCTAATCAGCGCATGAAGGGGACGATCACAGGGATGACTTTGGCGAGTGATGCCCCTACCCTATTTGGTAGCCTAGTTGTCGCAACAGCTTGTGGAGCGCGTGCGATTATGGAATGTTTCATTGAGCAAGACATTCCCATCCATACCGTTATGGCGATTGGTGGAATTGCTAAAAAATCACCCGTCATTATGCAAGCCTGTGCCGATGTGATGAACCGCCCTATTGAAATATCTAAATCCGATCAATGTTGCGCACTAGGAGGGGCTATTTTTGGTGCTGTTGCCGCGGGTCTTTATAAAAATGTCACAGAAGCACAACAACATATGGCCAGCCCTGTTGCGCAAACAATGACACCTGATCCAAAACGCGCCCAAGAATATGAAGCCATTTACAAACAATATCTGAAATGGTCAGAGGTTTGCGAGCCACAATATAACAAATGA
- the rapZ gene encoding RNase adapter RapZ: MQDDFLNKNIIKQPVIFVTGLSGAGKSTILRTLEDLGYELVDNPPLQVISDIVGKVEGPIVLGLDSRTNGFETSAVMELLSRLKLNPALQVQLIYATSETDVLLRRYTATRRRHPMAAGGTVKEGIEAEIALMEPLRQVADMVIDTSDLPPVELRLLVETRYNLGHDKNNGLLTVTLMSFAFPSGVPREADMVFDARFLHNPYYIPELSKKTGLDKDVQEYVEKDPDYQKYVHQIDEMLSLILPRFVLEGKKYATIAVGCSGGQHRSVTIIEDLAQRLAHPRNNQEGSSVLIMHRELERQGVYTWRWVARP; encoded by the coding sequence ATGCAAGATGATTTTTTAAACAAAAATATTATTAAACAACCTGTGATTTTTGTAACAGGGCTGTCTGGTGCAGGCAAATCGACTATTCTTCGCACACTGGAAGATTTGGGATATGAGTTGGTCGATAACCCCCCTTTGCAAGTCATCAGCGATATTGTGGGTAAAGTGGAGGGACCTATTGTTTTGGGACTTGATTCCAGAACCAATGGTTTTGAAACATCTGCAGTGATGGAATTGCTGTCTAGGTTAAAATTAAATCCAGCATTACAAGTGCAGTTAATTTATGCGACTTCTGAAACAGATGTTTTGTTGCGTCGATATACGGCCACGCGCAGACGACATCCAATGGCAGCAGGCGGAACCGTTAAAGAAGGAATTGAGGCAGAAATCGCATTGATGGAACCGTTGCGGCAAGTTGCGGATATGGTCATTGATACGTCTGATCTGCCCCCAGTGGAATTAAGATTATTGGTAGAAACACGTTATAATTTGGGCCATGATAAAAATAATGGGCTTTTAACTGTAACTCTGATGTCTTTTGCCTTTCCTAGTGGTGTTCCTCGTGAAGCGGATATGGTTTTTGATGCTCGCTTTCTGCATAATCCTTATTACATTCCAGAATTGTCAAAAAAGACAGGTTTGGATAAAGATGTTCAAGAATATGTAGAAAAAGACCCTGATTATCAAAAATATGTGCATCAGATTGATGAAATGTTAAGTTTAATTCTGCCTCGTTTTGTTTTAGAGGGCAAGAAATATGCGACTATTGCAGTGGGTTGTTCAGGTGGGCAACATCGTTCTGTAACGATTATTGAGGATTTGGCACAACGCCTTGCACATCCTCGTAATAATCAAGAAGGGTCATCTGTTTTAATTATGCATCGTGAATTAGAACGCCAAGGTGTATATACTTGGCGATGGGTTGCTCGTCCATAA
- the purH gene encoding bifunctional phosphoribosylaminoimidazolecarboxamide formyltransferase/IMP cyclohydrolase, with protein sequence MNQKVIPVRRALISVSDKTGLLELAKALAEQNVEILSTGGTAKAIRDSGIRVIEVSDFTGFPEILDGRVKTLVPQIHGGLLGRRDLQDHQDQMKAHGILPIDLLCVNLYPFEATVASGAGEEDVIENIDIGGPALIRAASKNHSHVAVLTDAAQYGSFIETLRQTGGSSFAQRRAWAQAAYARTGAYDAAISAWFAKKAKEQFPERVVFSGQRKEVLRYGENPHQQAAFYTNDENRPGVATAKQLQGKDLSYNNLNDTDAAFEAVAEFDEPSIVIVKHANPCGVASAKTLSEAWDLALRCDPVSAFGGIIAMNRPLDAELAAKIVTIFSEVVIAPKVNVDALEILSKKKNVRVLETGSMPDPMAQGVMVKTLAGGFLLQNRDNGRPADFKVVTKRQPTAQEMEDMIFAFRVGKHVKSNAIVYVKNKATVGVGAGQMSRVDSARIAAHKSSEAAEAAGVSEPLSKGSVVASDAFFPFADGLQAAIAAGATAVIQPGGSMRDDEVIAAADEAGIAMVFTSMRHFRH encoded by the coding sequence ATGAATCAAAAAGTTATTCCTGTTCGTCGTGCGTTAATTTCTGTTTCTGACAAAACAGGTTTACTTGAGTTGGCCAAAGCATTGGCTGAGCAAAATGTAGAAATTCTATCTACGGGTGGCACGGCTAAGGCCATTCGTGATTCGGGAATCAGAGTGATAGAAGTTTCTGACTTTACAGGTTTTCCTGAGATTTTGGACGGGCGTGTTAAAACATTGGTGCCTCAAATTCATGGTGGTTTATTGGGTCGCAGAGATTTACAAGATCATCAAGATCAAATGAAAGCACATGGAATTCTTCCGATTGATCTGTTATGTGTGAATTTATATCCATTTGAAGCAACCGTTGCTTCTGGTGCGGGTGAAGAAGATGTCATTGAAAACATCGATATTGGTGGTCCAGCACTTATTCGTGCAGCCTCTAAAAATCACAGCCATGTTGCCGTTCTAACCGATGCTGCTCAATATGGGTCTTTTATCGAAACTTTGCGTCAAACGGGTGGATCATCATTTGCACAACGTAGAGCTTGGGCGCAAGCGGCTTATGCCAGAACAGGGGCTTATGATGCGGCAATTTCTGCGTGGTTTGCCAAAAAAGCCAAAGAGCAATTCCCAGAACGCGTTGTTTTCAGTGGTCAACGTAAAGAAGTTTTACGTTATGGTGAAAATCCTCATCAACAAGCCGCGTTTTATACGAATGATGAAAATCGTCCAGGCGTTGCTACGGCTAAGCAATTACAAGGAAAAGACCTTTCTTATAACAATTTGAATGATACAGATGCTGCTTTTGAAGCGGTAGCAGAGTTTGATGAACCCTCGATTGTTATTGTAAAACACGCAAATCCTTGTGGGGTGGCGAGTGCTAAAACACTTTCTGAGGCATGGGATCTAGCTTTACGTTGTGATCCAGTTTCTGCTTTTGGTGGGATCATTGCGATGAACCGTCCTTTGGATGCAGAGCTGGCAGCGAAGATCGTTACTATTTTCAGTGAAGTTGTGATTGCACCTAAGGTGAATGTAGATGCTTTAGAAATTTTGTCTAAAAAGAAAAATGTACGTGTATTGGAAACCGGTTCTATGCCTGATCCAATGGCACAAGGGGTAATGGTGAAAACATTAGCTGGTGGATTTTTATTGCAAAATCGTGATAATGGTCGTCCTGCTGATTTTAAAGTGGTCACCAAGAGACAACCGACGGCTCAAGAAATGGAAGATATGATTTTTGCTTTCCGTGTGGGTAAACATGTTAAATCCAATGCGATTGTTTATGTGAAAAATAAAGCAACGGTTGGGGTTGGTGCTGGTCAAATGAGCCGCGTTGATTCTGCGCGCATTGCTGCTCATAAAAGTTCTGAAGCAGCCGAGGCAGCAGGGGTGTCTGAACCATTAAGCAAAGGTAGCGTGGTTGCTTCTGATGCATTTTTCCCCTTTGCAGATGGGCTACAAGCTGCGATTGCTGCTGGGGCTACGGCGGTTATACAACCAGGAGGATCTATGCGTGATGATGAAGTCATTGCAGCAGCAGATGAGGCTGGAATTGCGATGGTCTTTACCTCTATGCGCCATTTCCGTCATTAA
- a CDS encoding DUF4385 family protein — MQQDQKYDGLVPTDKKRSSGSYGRQELPRTSEDEVKAAAARIFKQKWDNTRVNPDYITLKKLV; from the coding sequence TTGCAACAAGACCAAAAATATGATGGTCTAGTACCAACAGATAAAAAAAGGTCAAGTGGCTCTTATGGTCGTCAAGAGCTTCCCAGAACTTCAGAAGATGAGGTCAAAGCGGCTGCTGCACGTATTTTTAAACAAAAATGGGATAATACGCGTGTGAACCCTGATTATATCACTTTAAAAAAACTTGTCTAA
- a CDS encoding Hint domain-containing protein translates to MAKIENNQITFEGVKDLNDYIDQKGSDSLSGKTVILNTDPNASTTADNTYSLADLMPTGKAFSSPVNIVVGTGVTFTDERSPGIGDTSAAEFPNIANITLEPSSVLRAGYKSAWPADGVLEKTAIRFTSDVNVQNPAYIEGVYYSDAYGSSGPKNLHIYTHEQGLIGYNKNKTYYDPNKSAVQFRLTDEDGEFVSSNTLDTITLKPSNVGGVPSTIPNGVNTIMGSGRNNLPIFSFDESIADSFAMNSMSDKDKSNLFFNYNQELVIPCFLEGSEIQTVNGWKKVEEICIYDKIITYFNGKEVIKSVIWVGKTLLTPINNTIVCIKKNSLGDNLPYKDLYITPEHCLFFDNYFIPARMLVNNRTICNRVINNKFIYHIQLENHSVINSNGIQTESFLNTGHSDFTKENNQPIKIEQWATDAAFPLNTKRSFVENIYKKIEDRAVKLDIKAEKQPHHTTTDANIHFINEQDQKIPFIKHDHKMILYIPPNTQNITIKSKSFRPSEIVGPFVDDRRKLGVLVGNILHITKQGSKKIEINQNCSDWHTSNSNLKWTNGKSSIKIDEVNDNSIIVINIESKNENYLVG, encoded by the coding sequence ATGGCGAAAATAGAAAATAATCAAATAACATTTGAAGGTGTAAAAGATCTTAATGATTATATAGATCAAAAAGGTAGTGATTCTCTTTCTGGAAAGACTGTTATTTTAAACACTGATCCTAACGCAAGTACAACTGCGGATAACACTTACTCTTTGGCTGATTTAATGCCTACTGGTAAAGCTTTTTCTTCACCTGTTAACATTGTTGTTGGAACTGGGGTTACGTTTACTGATGAAAGAAGTCCTGGTATTGGAGACACTTCTGCAGCTGAATTTCCAAATATAGCTAATATTACTCTTGAGCCATCTTCTGTATTGAGAGCTGGTTATAAATCAGCTTGGCCTGCAGATGGTGTCTTAGAAAAAACAGCTATTCGCTTTACATCAGACGTCAATGTACAAAACCCTGCCTACATAGAGGGTGTATATTATTCTGATGCATACGGCTCTTCAGGACCTAAAAATTTACATATATATACGCACGAACAAGGTTTAATTGGCTATAATAAAAATAAGACTTATTATGATCCAAACAAAAGCGCTGTACAGTTCAGATTGACAGATGAAGATGGAGAATTTGTTTCTAGTAATACATTAGACACAATAACTTTAAAACCTTCTAATGTGGGTGGTGTTCCGTCAACTATTCCCAATGGTGTTAATACAATAATGGGATCGGGTAGAAATAATTTACCGATATTTTCTTTTGATGAAAGTATAGCAGATTCATTTGCTATGAATAGTATGTCCGATAAAGATAAAAGCAATCTCTTCTTTAATTATAATCAAGAGCTAGTGATACCTTGTTTTCTTGAGGGATCTGAGATTCAAACAGTAAATGGCTGGAAAAAAGTAGAAGAAATTTGTATATATGATAAAATAATTACTTATTTTAATGGAAAAGAGGTAATTAAATCAGTTATATGGGTTGGAAAAACTTTGTTAACACCTATAAACAATACAATCGTTTGTATTAAAAAAAATTCATTAGGAGATAATTTACCTTATAAAGATTTATATATTACACCTGAACATTGTTTGTTTTTTGATAATTACTTTATTCCAGCTCGTATGTTAGTAAATAATAGGACTATTTGTAATAGGGTTATTAACAATAAATTTATATATCATATTCAATTGGAAAATCATTCTGTTATTAATTCAAACGGTATACAGACAGAAAGTTTTCTAAATACAGGTCATAGTGATTTTACTAAAGAAAATAATCAACCAATTAAAATTGAACAGTGGGCAACAGATGCTGCATTCCCATTGAACACTAAACGTAGTTTTGTAGAAAATATTTATAAAAAAATTGAAGATAGAGCTGTTAAATTAGACATTAAAGCAGAAAAACAACCACATCATACTACAACAGATGCAAATATTCATTTTATAAATGAACAAGATCAAAAAATACCATTTATTAAACATGATCATAAAATGATTTTATATATTCCACCTAATACACAAAATATTACTATAAAATCTAAATCGTTTAGACCATCAGAAATTGTTGGTCCTTTTGTTGATGATAGGAGAAAATTAGGTGTTTTAGTAGGTAATATATTACATATCACTAAACAAGGTTCTAAAAAAATTGAAATTAATCAGAATTGTTCTGATTGGCATACATCAAATAGTAACCTAAAATGGACAAATGGGAAATCATCAATTAAAATTGATGAGGTAAACGACAATTCTATTATTGTAATAAATATAGAAAGTAAAAATGAAAATTATCTTGTAGGTTGA
- a CDS encoding HlyD family efflux transporter periplasmic adaptor subunit yields MSSLFRSQALSAKKDAWLGNVQDIQPISVRIICIASFLLTILFVLYFYYGSYTRRVHAVGNVMPSSGLVTIGSRVNGIITKKNIVEGQFVKKNDVLFVISVDSNSISGPTQEHINNLLKQQEKILNKQIEIKEQDAPIEKNNIFNSLSNLQKQHNKVTEQINKDNEIIPLIQSSLVLIQKAKKLSLATNQEYQSQLFTYAQILSTHAQFLQNQTTIEGQILDNVSKIKLFDNKRTSEVNELKKQLLQTKQQIIESEKQQNIYITAPIDGKITAVRGYIGQQIEANMSLASIIPKDDPLDAELYVSSSSIGFLKKQQVVILRYDAFPYQKFGFAKGIITEITYSPITSKVMGKEAVSEQLVTEFTQNNSVNTDHTLYRIRVRPTKEYILADGKIYYLHPGMRVQADIAVDNRKLYQWMFKPVIQINDTIQTILMK; encoded by the coding sequence ATGAGTAGTTTATTTAGATCTCAAGCGTTATCAGCAAAAAAAGATGCATGGCTTGGTAATGTACAAGATATTCAACCTATATCTGTCCGTATAATTTGTATTGCATCTTTTCTCTTAACTATCCTTTTTGTGCTTTATTTTTATTATGGTAGTTATACACGTCGTGTTCATGCCGTAGGTAATGTAATGCCATCTTCTGGGCTTGTAACTATTGGTTCACGAGTAAATGGTATTATTACTAAAAAAAATATAGTAGAAGGACAATTTGTAAAAAAAAATGATGTTCTTTTTGTAATTAGTGTAGATAGTAACTCTATTTCTGGTCCAACGCAAGAACATATTAATAATCTTTTAAAACAACAAGAAAAAATATTAAATAAACAAATAGAAATAAAAGAACAAGATGCCCCTATAGAAAAGAATAATATTTTTAACAGTTTAAGTAATTTACAAAAACAACATAATAAAGTGACAGAACAAATTAATAAGGATAATGAGATTATTCCTCTTATTCAAAGTTCATTAGTTTTGATTCAAAAAGCCAAAAAACTATCTTTAGCAACAAATCAAGAATATCAAAGTCAATTGTTTACTTATGCCCAAATTTTAAGTACACATGCTCAATTTTTGCAAAATCAAACAACTATTGAAGGACAAATTTTGGATAATGTGTCAAAAATCAAATTGTTTGATAATAAAAGAACAAGTGAAGTAAATGAATTAAAAAAACAACTTCTTCAAACAAAACAGCAAATTATAGAATCGGAAAAACAACAAAATATTTATATTACCGCACCAATTGATGGGAAAATAACCGCTGTACGTGGATATATTGGGCAACAAATAGAAGCCAATATGTCGTTAGCCAGTATTATTCCTAAGGATGATCCCCTAGATGCAGAACTATATGTTTCAAGTTCGTCTATTGGTTTTTTAAAAAAACAACAAGTAGTTATTTTACGTTACGATGCTTTTCCATATCAAAAATTTGGTTTTGCAAAAGGTATTATTACCGAAATAACATATTCTCCAATCACATCAAAAGTTATGGGAAAAGAAGCAGTAAGCGAACAATTGGTAACTGAGTTTACACAAAATAATAGTGTTAATACAGATCATACACTTTATCGTATTCGCGTTCGTCCTACGAAGGAATATATTTTAGCAGATGGTAAAATATATTATTTACATCCTGGTATGCGTGTACAAGCAGATATAGCCGTTGATAATCGTAAATTATATCAATGGATGTTTAAACCAGTTATTCAAATTAATGATACTATACAAACAATATTAATGAAATAA